The DNA segment CGCGGAAATCAACAACAACTATGGCTGGTTTTTGTGTAGTGCAATGAATAATCCCAACGCGGCCATTCCCCATTTTGACAAAGCGTTGTCTGATCCCACTTATCCTTCGCCGCAGGTTGCCTATATGAACAAAGGCATTTGCAGCGCGAAAATGGGTCAGTATTCGCTGGCGCAGGCTTATTTGGAGCGTGGTATTGCCGCCGCTCCGGATTTTATGCCGCTGCGCAAAGAGCTTGCCCGCACCAAAATGCTGGCTGGGCAGATTAAAGAGGCGGACAAGTTGTTCCGCCAGTATCAAAGCCAAGTGGATGCGTTGGATGCCGGAGATCTGCTTTTGGGCTGGCAGCTTGCGCGGGCAACCGGAAGATCGCAGGCAGCTTACGAATATGAAGCGCAATTGCGGGCAAACTATCCCTATTCGGAAGAACTACAAACCATTTTGGCAGGACATTGAAATACATGAGTGAGCATACGGAAAACCAGGTATCGGAAAATCCCGCCGGAGAATTCGGCAGATTATTGCGTACGCAGCGCGAGAGACGGGGCTTGTCCATTGGCGAAGTGGCGGAACGTTTGAAACTTTCGGCCAAACAAATCGAAGCATTTGAGGCTGGAAACTATGAAAGTATGCCCGAATCCGTTTTTGTCAGAGGGTTTCTGCGCACTTATGGCAGATTCCTCGAACTGGACGATGAATTGGTTTCGTCCTATCTCGACCGCATTATGCCCGGTTCTGCCGTACGCAGCCGTGCGGCGGAAGCGGACAGGCAGGGTACTTTAAATTTTCAAAACCAGAAAACCGGCAGACAGTTTCCTACTTGGATTTTCGGGCTGTTGGTCATTATTGCCATCGGTGCGGGCGTTTACGCCTGGCAGGGCAAATCTCGGGAAGAAAACAGCAAACAGACGACGGCCAGTGAAGCGGGGGCCGGTTTGGAGCAGGTGGCAGCACCGAATATCGATACCACCAATGTTTCCGTCGTACCGATGCCGGCTGCAGCGTCTGCTGCTTCTCAAGTTGAGGAAACAGCTGATACCGGCGCGGCGGCGGGCGAATTGCTGCTGAAAACCCGCTACCGTTCTATGCTGGTGGTAAAAGACAAAACCGGCAAGGAGCTGCTCCACCGGATCGTACCGGCCAACAGCGAACACCGTTTTTCCGGCGGAGCGCCGTATCAGGTTTCGATAGGTATCGCCAAAGGTGCACAGGCTGCTTACGGTTCGCAGGTAATCAATCTTTCCGAGCATATGCAGGATAAAAAAACCGCTTCGTTTAGTGTCGGCAACTAAAAAACAAACAACATGAGCACATCATCACGCCGTCAGACATATCAGGTAAAAATCGACCATATTACCGTAGGATCGCAGTCCCCCGTCATTGTCCAGTCTATGACCAACACGGACACGGCGGATGCAGAGGCCACTGCCTTGCAGGTTCAGGAATTGAGCGAGGCCGGTTCGGAAATGGTGCGGATTACGGTCAACAATCCCGACTCTGCCGCCAAAGTGGCGGAGATACGGCAGCGTTTGGACGATATGGGCTGCAATACGCCGTTAATCGGCGATTTTCATTTTAACGGCGAACGTCTGCTGGCCGAGTTTCCCGAATGCGGCAGAGCTCTTTCCAAATACCGCATCAATCCGGGCAATGTCGGAAAAGGCGCGAAAGGCGATGAAAAATTTGCCTTTATGATCCGTATGGCGGCAGAAAACGGCAAAGCGGTGCGTATCGGTGTCAACTGGGGTTCGCTCGACCAAAGCCTGGCCAAGCGTATGATGGATGCGAATTTGGCTTCGTCCTCTCCGCAACAGCCCGAAGCTGTAATGAAAGAAGCGTTGATTGTTTCCGCATTGGAATCGGCGCAAAAAGCCGCGGACTTGGGTTTGCCGGAAGACAAAATCATACTGTCCTGCAAAGTCAGTGCGGTGCAGGATTTGATACAGGTATACCGCGAACTC comes from the Kingella potus genome and includes:
- a CDS encoding helix-turn-helix domain-containing protein, coding for MSEHTENQVSENPAGEFGRLLRTQRERRGLSIGEVAERLKLSAKQIEAFEAGNYESMPESVFVRGFLRTYGRFLELDDELVSSYLDRIMPGSAVRSRAAEADRQGTLNFQNQKTGRQFPTWIFGLLVIIAIGAGVYAWQGKSREENSKQTTASEAGAGLEQVAAPNIDTTNVSVVPMPAAASAASQVEETADTGAAAGELLLKTRYRSMLVVKDKTGKELLHRIVPANSEHRFSGGAPYQVSIGIAKGAQAAYGSQVINLSEHMQDKKTASFSVGN
- the ispG gene encoding flavodoxin-dependent (E)-4-hydroxy-3-methylbut-2-enyl-diphosphate synthase gives rise to the protein MSTSSRRQTYQVKIDHITVGSQSPVIVQSMTNTDTADAEATALQVQELSEAGSEMVRITVNNPDSAAKVAEIRQRLDDMGCNTPLIGDFHFNGERLLAEFPECGRALSKYRINPGNVGKGAKGDEKFAFMIRMAAENGKAVRIGVNWGSLDQSLAKRMMDANLASSSPQQPEAVMKEALIVSALESAQKAADLGLPEDKIILSCKVSAVQDLIQVYRELGGRCRYPLHLGLTEAGMGSKGIVASTAALSVLLQEGIGDTIRISLTPEPGTPRTQEVVVAQEILQTMGLRSFTPMVTACPGCGRTTSTVFQELARDIQHYLREQMIVWRLQYPGVENLNVAVMGCVVNGPGESKLADIGISLPGTGETPIAPVYVDGERKVTLKGDNLAAEFLAIVREYVETNYGENGRKRERSRIIPIQTA
- the pilW gene encoding type IV pilus biogenesis/stability protein PilW; translation: MKHFLKAALLVCILGACGGTSIKQPSRQERTEEISRIKTQLAGEYMGAKDYRLAVTTIEEALQADRKNATAWLMRAQIYQFLKVNDKAVASFHEALRLQPDSAEINNNYGWFLCSAMNNPNAAIPHFDKALSDPTYPSPQVAYMNKGICSAKMGQYSLAQAYLERGIAAAPDFMPLRKELARTKMLAGQIKEADKLFRQYQSQVDALDAGDLLLGWQLARATGRSQAAYEYEAQLRANYPYSEELQTILAGH